In Chroogloeocystis siderophila 5.2 s.c.1, the DNA window CCACCATCGAGGGTATCTTTGCCCCCTCCTCCAGAAATATTTTCTGTCTAACCTGTCGTCAGTCAAGGTGAAATTGACATCACCTGACTGATTCAGTACATCAAAGCCAGCACCACCATTGAGAGTATCGTTGCTAGCTCCATTATCGTTCAAACCGTCATCGCCGTCTCCACCATTAAGAGTGTCGCTGCCCGTTCCGCCAGCGAGGATGTCATTACCTCCTCCTCCAAATAGATTGACAGTTCCTGTAAAACTAGATGCATTAATGATGTCATTACCAGTGGCAGTGGTGAGTGTGACACGATCAATGCTATTTAGGGTGTGCCATTACCTATTAAGCTGGTATCGGTCAAAGTGAAGTTCCCGTTGCGCGACTCAATTAATGTGTCAATACCAGCACCACCAAAGGTGTCATTACCACCTCTCCCAGTGCAGAAGTCATTGCCATCTCCGCCATTAAGGGTATCGTTACCCGTTCCTCCATAGAGGATGTCATTGCCACCTCTCCCAGTGAGCGACACTGAACCAGAGAAGCTAGAAGCATTCATGATATTACTACTAACACCACCCGTCAGCACTACTCGCTCAATCGAGTTAAGGCTATCAGTGCCTTGACCCGTCAGGCTATTGTTGCTCAAGAAGAAGTTGACATCGCCCGACTCAAAATATTGATCAAAGCCACCGCCACCATCGATTGAGTCATCG includes these proteins:
- a CDS encoding calcium-binding protein, whose translation is MLGGAGNDAISGQSGDDSIDGGGGFDQYFESGDVNFFLSNNSLTGQGTDSLNSIERVVLTGGVSSNIMNASSFSGSVSLTGRGGNDILYGGTGNDTLNGGDGNDFCTGRGGNDTFGGAGIDTLIESRNGNFTLTDTSLIGNGTP